One part of the Methylobacterium terrae genome encodes these proteins:
- a CDS encoding DSD1 family PLP-dependent enzyme, with protein sequence MSTAQPSRNEGAAAGPRAWEPGYDIPARLGDPVAAIATPALIVDLDAFERNLDRMRSRAADLGVALRAHAKMHKSADVARLQTTRGGAVGICCQKVSEADALMRAGITDVLVSNQVVGEARVARLVRLAERGRVAVCADHPDQVAAFSRAVLERRAATGSSGLTLDVLVEMDCGSGRCGTGSVAESVALARAIDASPGLRFAGLQSYHGRAQHISEPAERRAALAAALALTAATRDAIRAEGLACDRVTGAGTGSFEIEGAAGVHTEIQAGSYAFMDADYARVRTDDGSAPGGFEHALFVLATVVSVPARGRAVCDAGLKAVAADSGLPLVHGRSGITATGLSDEHCNLSDPDAQLTLGAQIHLVPGHCDPTCNLHDWYVGVRHGRVECLWPITARGKVF encoded by the coding sequence ATGAGCACAGCACAGCCGAGCCGGAACGAGGGGGCCGCCGCGGGGCCGCGGGCCTGGGAGCCGGGCTACGACATCCCGGCCCGGCTGGGCGATCCCGTGGCGGCGATCGCCACGCCCGCCCTGATCGTCGACCTCGACGCGTTCGAGCGCAACCTCGACCGCATGCGCAGCCGGGCCGCGGACCTCGGGGTGGCGTTGCGCGCCCACGCCAAGATGCACAAATCCGCGGACGTGGCGCGCCTGCAGACGACCCGGGGCGGGGCCGTCGGCATCTGCTGCCAGAAGGTGTCCGAGGCCGACGCCCTGATGCGGGCGGGCATCACCGACGTCCTCGTCTCGAACCAGGTCGTCGGCGAGGCCCGCGTCGCGCGCCTGGTGCGGCTCGCCGAGCGGGGCAGGGTCGCCGTCTGCGCCGACCATCCCGACCAGGTCGCCGCGTTCTCGCGCGCCGTGCTGGAGCGACGCGCCGCGACGGGATCCTCCGGCCTCACCCTCGACGTGCTCGTGGAGATGGATTGCGGGTCGGGCCGCTGCGGGACCGGCTCGGTCGCCGAGAGCGTGGCCCTGGCCCGGGCCATCGACGCGAGCCCGGGCCTGCGCTTCGCGGGGCTTCAATCCTATCATGGCCGCGCCCAGCACATCTCCGAGCCCGCCGAACGGCGCGCCGCGCTGGCGGCCGCGCTCGCGCTGACGGCCGCGACGCGCGACGCGATCCGCGCCGAGGGCCTCGCCTGCGACCGGGTCACCGGCGCGGGGACCGGCAGCTTCGAGATCGAGGGCGCGGCCGGGGTCCACACGGAGATCCAGGCCGGAAGCTACGCCTTCATGGATGCCGACTACGCCCGGGTGCGGACCGACGACGGGTCCGCGCCCGGAGGGTTCGAGCACGCGCTCTTCGTCCTCGCGACGGTCGTCAGCGTGCCGGCGCGCGGCCGCGCGGTGTGCGATGCCGGCCTGAAGGCGGTGGCGGCGGATTCGGGGCTGCCCCTCGTGCATGGCCGATCCGGCATCACGGCGACCGGCCTCTCCGACGAGCACTGCAACCTGTCCGACCCGGACGCGCAGCTGACCCTCGGCGCGCAGATCCACCTCGTCCCGGGTCATTGCGACCCGACCTGCAACCTCCACGACTGGTATGTCGGGGTTCGGCACGGCCGGGTCGAATGCCTGTGGCCGATCACGGCGCGCGGAAAGGTGTTCTGA
- a CDS encoding 2-keto-4-pentenoate hydratase — MPLDIDAAAAALLDARRSGTRLDALPEGARPGSEAEAYAVQDAVARVLGPVAGWKVGAPSATATPARAALHADTIFETDELPASLFHRIGAEAEIAYRFGRDLPPEAGPYDREAVLAAVATLHPAIEIADTRFTVFGAVDAPSQRADQQNHGVLVLGPGLTEWRGLDPVSQPVRLTIDGTILHDHAGGNSAVDPVRLLVWLANEGARSLGGIKAGQVVTTGSCTGTDFVEAPTRIVAEFPGLGSVTLAIG, encoded by the coding sequence ATGCCACTCGACATCGACGCCGCCGCGGCGGCGCTCCTCGACGCCCGCCGCTCGGGCACCCGCCTCGACGCCCTCCCGGAGGGCGCCCGGCCGGGCAGCGAGGCCGAGGCCTACGCGGTGCAGGACGCGGTCGCCCGCGTGCTGGGCCCGGTGGCCGGCTGGAAGGTGGGGGCGCCGAGCGCCACCGCCACCCCGGCCCGCGCCGCGCTCCACGCCGACACGATCTTCGAGACCGACGAACTGCCGGCCTCGCTGTTCCATCGGATCGGGGCGGAGGCCGAGATCGCCTACCGCTTCGGCCGCGACCTCCCCCCGGAGGCCGGCCCCTACGACCGCGAGGCGGTGCTGGCGGCGGTCGCCACGCTGCACCCGGCGATCGAGATCGCCGATACCCGCTTCACGGTGTTCGGCGCCGTCGACGCGCCGAGCCAGCGCGCCGACCAGCAGAATCACGGCGTGCTGGTGCTCGGGCCGGGGCTGACGGAGTGGCGCGGCCTCGACCCGGTGAGCCAGCCGGTGCGGCTCACCATCGACGGCACGATCCTGCACGACCATGCCGGCGGCAACTCGGCGGTCGACCCGGTGCGCCTGCTGGTCTGGCTCGCCAACGAGGGCGCGCGCTCGCTCGGCGGCATCAAGGCCGGCCAGGTGGTCACCACCGGATCGTGCACGGGAACGGATTTCGTGGAAGCGCCGACGCGGATCGTGGCGGAGTTCCCGGGGCTGGGGAGCGTGACGCTGGCGATCGGGTGA
- a CDS encoding gamma-glutamyltransferase family protein: MRDFSRPGRSPVYAANAAVATSHPLSTLAAIEVLRAGGNAVDAGIAAVAVQCVVDPLMTGIGGDCFALYAPKGAKTPIALNGSGRSPAAAHDAWFLERGITLTPTSPHSVTVPGAVAAWARLLQDHGTRSLGEVLQPAIRYAEDGYPVQPRVALDWSRSVERVAGDPASAATYLIDGEAPKVGTIMRHPKLAATLRRIAEAGPRGFYEGPVAEDIVARLRDLGGLHTLDDFASAAPEVVTPVTTRYRGYDVYECPPSGQGLAVLMMLNVLTHTDIAALSELDRVHLFAEACKQAYHHRDALFADPVLNRVPVEHLLSETWRASAHGAIDMARAQEPVIWPELTHKDTVYLSVVDRDGNALSLINSIFQGFGSGITAPESGVLLHNRGLSFRIDPGHPNTIGPRKRPMHTIIPGMLMRDGEAVAPFGVMGGHYQAMGHVELLTGIIDRGLDVQEALDAPRSFAYGGGIEMEPGFADGVVAGLEARGHRTIPASGPIGGGQIIWIDRERGVLAAGSDPRKDGSALGY, from the coding sequence GTGAGGGATTTCTCGAGGCCCGGGCGCTCGCCCGTCTACGCCGCCAACGCCGCCGTCGCGACGTCGCACCCGCTCTCGACGCTGGCCGCCATCGAGGTCCTGCGCGCGGGCGGCAACGCGGTCGATGCCGGCATCGCCGCGGTGGCGGTGCAATGCGTGGTCGATCCGCTGATGACCGGCATCGGCGGCGACTGCTTCGCCCTCTACGCGCCGAAGGGCGCCAAGACCCCGATCGCGCTGAACGGCTCCGGCCGCAGCCCGGCGGCGGCGCACGATGCCTGGTTCCTCGAGCGCGGCATCACGCTCACTCCCACCTCGCCGCACAGCGTCACGGTGCCCGGCGCCGTCGCCGCCTGGGCCAGGCTCCTTCAGGACCACGGCACCCGCAGCCTCGGCGAGGTCCTGCAGCCGGCGATCCGCTACGCGGAGGACGGTTACCCGGTACAGCCGCGCGTCGCCCTCGACTGGTCGCGCAGCGTCGAGCGCGTCGCCGGCGATCCGGCCTCGGCCGCGACCTACCTGATCGACGGAGAGGCGCCGAAGGTCGGCACGATCATGCGCCATCCGAAGCTCGCCGCCACGCTCCGGCGCATCGCGGAAGCCGGCCCGCGCGGCTTCTACGAGGGGCCGGTGGCCGAGGACATCGTGGCGCGCCTGCGCGATCTCGGCGGCCTGCACACCCTCGACGACTTCGCGTCAGCGGCCCCGGAGGTCGTGACCCCGGTGACGACCCGCTACCGCGGCTACGATGTCTACGAGTGCCCGCCGAGCGGCCAGGGCCTCGCCGTGCTGATGATGCTCAACGTGCTGACGCACACCGACATCGCGGCCCTGTCCGAGCTCGACCGGGTCCACCTCTTCGCCGAGGCCTGCAAGCAGGCCTATCACCACCGCGACGCGCTGTTCGCCGATCCGGTGCTGAACCGGGTGCCGGTGGAGCACCTCCTGTCCGAGACCTGGCGGGCGAGCGCCCACGGCGCCATCGACATGGCCCGCGCCCAGGAGCCGGTGATCTGGCCCGAGCTCACCCACAAGGACACGGTGTACCTGAGCGTCGTCGACCGCGACGGCAACGCGCTCTCGCTGATCAACTCGATCTTCCAGGGCTTCGGCAGCGGCATCACCGCGCCGGAGAGCGGGGTGCTGCTGCACAATCGCGGCCTGTCCTTCCGGATCGACCCCGGCCACCCGAACACGATCGGGCCGAGGAAGCGCCCGATGCACACCATCATCCCGGGCATGCTGATGCGGGACGGCGAGGCGGTGGCGCCCTTCGGCGTGATGGGCGGCCATTACCAGGCGATGGGCCACGTCGAACTCCTGACCGGCATCATCGACCGCGGCCTCGACGTGCAGGAGGCCCTCGATGCGCCCCGCAGCTTCGCCTATGGCGGCGGGATCGAGATGGAGCCCGGCTTCGCGGACGGCGTCGTCGCCGGGCTCGAGGCGCGCGGCCACCGCACCATCCCGGCCTCCGGCCCGATCGGCGGCGGCCAGATCATCTGGATCGACCGGGAACGCGGCGTCCTCGCGGCGGGCTCCGACCCGCGCAAGGACGGCAGCGCGCTCGGCTATTGA
- a CDS encoding ABC transporter ATP-binding protein produces MRPVKPEPLLSVRNLGKHYPLRHWWGGKGSVFRAVEGVSFDIAPGETLGLVGESGSGKSTIGRAVTMLNPPTSGTVAFEGTDLSLLPAREMRRMRRRIQVIFQDPYAALNPRMSAGAYVAEPFRLHRPEMGAAERREAVAGLFQRVGLDPRFSGRYPHQFSGGQRQRLCIARAIALKPSFIVADEPIAALDVSIQAQVVNLLQDLQEELGLSYLFISHDLRMVRYLCHRVAVLRRGRIVELADSDTLYEDPRHPYTRALLGAVPVPDPAVERARLRAMREAPSAAIPEAGPLEEVAPGHWVAQAAHV; encoded by the coding sequence ATGAGGCCGGTGAAGCCCGAGCCACTGCTCTCGGTAAGGAACCTCGGCAAGCACTACCCCCTGCGGCACTGGTGGGGCGGCAAGGGATCCGTCTTTCGCGCGGTCGAGGGCGTGAGCTTCGACATCGCGCCCGGCGAGACGCTCGGCCTCGTTGGCGAATCGGGCTCGGGCAAGTCGACGATCGGCCGGGCCGTGACGATGCTGAACCCGCCGACCTCCGGTACCGTGGCCTTCGAGGGCACCGACCTCAGCCTGCTGCCGGCCCGCGAGATGCGGCGGATGCGCCGGCGCATCCAGGTGATCTTCCAGGACCCCTACGCCGCCCTCAACCCGCGGATGAGCGCCGGCGCCTACGTGGCCGAGCCGTTCCGGCTGCACCGGCCGGAGATGGGGGCAGCGGAGCGCCGCGAGGCGGTGGCGGGGCTCTTTCAGCGGGTCGGGCTCGATCCGCGCTTCTCCGGGCGCTACCCGCACCAGTTCTCCGGCGGCCAGCGCCAGCGGCTCTGCATCGCCCGGGCGATCGCGCTGAAGCCCAGCTTCATCGTCGCCGACGAGCCGATCGCGGCGCTCGACGTCTCGATCCAGGCCCAGGTGGTCAACCTGCTGCAGGACCTGCAGGAGGAGCTGGGCCTGTCGTACCTCTTCATCTCCCACGACCTCAGGATGGTGCGCTACCTCTGCCACCGGGTCGCGGTCCTGCGGCGGGGCCGGATCGTGGAGCTCGCCGACAGCGACACCCTGTACGAGGATCCGCGCCACCCCTACACCCGGGCGCTCCTCGGCGCGGTGCCGGTGCCGGATCCCGCAGTCGAGCGGGCGCGCCTGCGGGCGATGCGCGAGGCGCCTTCGGCCGCGATCCCGGAGGCCGGGCCCCTGGAGGAGGTTGCCCCCGGGCATTGGGTGGCGCAGGCGGCGCATGTGTAA
- a CDS encoding ABC transporter ATP-binding protein — protein MTLSPPLLDVRDLAVAFDTDGGTVHAVNGVSYTLREGETLGIVGESGSGKSVHVLAMLGLVPRPPGRITAGQVLFEGRDLLAMPERALRRVRGPEIGMVFQDPMSSLNPAMTVGAQIAEPLRLHRGLDASSARARARDLLDLVRIPEAGRRLDHYPHEFSGGQRQRVMIAIGLACRPKLLIADEATTALDVTVQAGIVALVQELKREIGMAIIWITHDLGVVAGIADTVQVMYAGRIVERGPVDAVFCDPRNAYTLGLLRSLPDLTSGRAGRRRLRQIEGSPPDMRHPPPGDPFAPRNPFATPRCRTEAPPLAQVAGSVPGHLAAAWYDLPTLLAEGAGR, from the coding sequence ATGACCCTCTCCCCTCCCCTGCTGGATGTCCGCGACCTCGCGGTCGCCTTCGACACCGATGGCGGCACCGTCCATGCCGTCAACGGCGTGAGCTACACGTTGCGCGAGGGCGAGACCCTGGGGATCGTCGGCGAATCGGGCTCAGGAAAAAGCGTCCACGTGCTCGCCATGCTCGGGCTGGTGCCGCGGCCGCCGGGCCGGATCACGGCCGGGCAGGTGCTGTTCGAAGGGCGCGACCTGCTGGCGATGCCGGAGCGGGCTTTGCGCCGGGTGCGGGGGCCTGAGATCGGCATGGTGTTCCAGGACCCGATGAGCTCGCTCAACCCGGCGATGACGGTGGGCGCGCAGATCGCCGAGCCGTTGCGGCTGCATCGCGGCCTCGATGCGAGCAGCGCCCGGGCGCGGGCGCGCGACCTCCTCGACCTCGTGCGCATCCCCGAGGCCGGCCGGCGCCTCGACCACTACCCGCACGAATTCTCCGGCGGCCAGCGCCAGCGGGTGATGATCGCGATCGGGCTCGCCTGCCGCCCGAAGCTCCTGATCGCCGACGAGGCCACCACCGCCCTCGACGTCACGGTGCAGGCCGGGATCGTCGCCCTGGTGCAGGAGCTGAAGCGCGAGATCGGCATGGCGATCATCTGGATCACCCACGATCTCGGCGTGGTGGCGGGCATCGCCGACACCGTGCAGGTGATGTATGCCGGGCGCATCGTCGAGCGCGGGCCGGTCGACGCGGTGTTCTGCGATCCGCGCAACGCCTACACGCTCGGGCTCCTGCGCTCCCTGCCGGACCTCACGAGCGGCCGGGCCGGGCGGCGGCGCCTGCGCCAGATCGAGGGCAGCCCGCCCGACATGCGCCATCCCCCGCCGGGCGATCCGTTCGCGCCCCGCAACCCCTTCGCCACGCCGCGCTGCCGGACCGAGGCGCCGCCGCTGGCGCAGGTGGCGGGCAGCGTGCCGGGCCACCTCGCGGCGGCGTGGTACGACCTGCCGACACTGCTGGCGGAAGGAGCCGGGCGATGA
- a CDS encoding ABC transporter permease produces MSEAGLSTPAELAAPLAALPPEPGAFRAFWRRFSRRRGALAGLVVVVLLAVLALGAEWIAPFDPTATDWGAVRAAPDLAHLFGTDEVGRDVLSRIVFGTRASLGAGLTSVALAVALGLPLGMLAGYAGGVVDGAIMRLTDALLAIPFLILAIALAAFLGPSLTNAMVAIGLSATSIFVRLTRAQVQAVAAEEFVEAARAVGNPPWRIALHHILPNIVPAILVQATLTIAAAIIAEASLSFLGLGQQPPEPSWGSMLNTAKNFLDQAPWMAIWPGVSIFLAVLAFNLVGDGLRDALDPRERR; encoded by the coding sequence ATGAGCGAGGCCGGTCTCTCCACCCCGGCCGAACTGGCCGCTCCCCTCGCCGCCCTGCCGCCGGAGCCGGGGGCCTTTCGCGCGTTCTGGCGCCGGTTCAGCCGACGGCGCGGGGCGCTCGCCGGCCTCGTCGTCGTGGTGCTTCTCGCCGTCCTGGCGCTCGGCGCCGAATGGATCGCGCCGTTCGATCCGACCGCCACCGACTGGGGCGCCGTGCGGGCCGCGCCCGACCTCGCCCACCTCTTCGGCACCGACGAGGTCGGGCGCGACGTGCTCTCGCGCATCGTCTTCGGCACGCGGGCCTCGCTCGGGGCGGGGCTGACCTCGGTGGCGCTCGCCGTCGCGCTCGGCCTGCCGCTCGGCATGCTGGCGGGCTATGCCGGCGGGGTCGTCGACGGGGCGATCATGCGGCTCACCGACGCGCTGCTGGCGATTCCCTTCCTCATCCTCGCCATTGCCCTTGCCGCCTTCCTCGGCCCGAGCCTCACCAACGCCATGGTGGCGATCGGGCTCTCGGCGACCTCGATCTTCGTGCGCCTCACCCGGGCGCAGGTTCAGGCGGTGGCCGCGGAAGAGTTCGTCGAGGCGGCGCGCGCCGTCGGCAACCCGCCCTGGCGCATCGCGCTCCACCACATCCTGCCCAACATCGTGCCGGCGATCCTGGTCCAGGCCACCCTCACCATCGCGGCGGCGATCATCGCCGAGGCGAGCCTGTCCTTCTTAGGGCTCGGCCAGCAGCCGCCCGAACCGTCCTGGGGCTCGATGCTCAACACCGCCAAGAACTTCCTCGACCAGGCGCCCTGGATGGCGATCTGGCCCGGGGTGTCGATCTTCCTCGCGGTGCTCGCCTTCAACCTCGTCGGCGACGGGTTGCGCGACGCCCTCGACCCGCGGGAGCGGCGATGA
- a CDS encoding ABC transporter permease — translation MLRFLARRLALAVPTLVLASMIIFALQQLLPGDTATALSGEERDPEVIAFIRAKYHLDRSLPVRYAYWATGVLQGDLGESIRLQKPVIELIREKLPVTLELACLAMLVALVIGVPMGILSAVRPGTWIDGLANGVALWGLSVPNFWLGILMILLFSVQLGWLPASGYVPPGESLWENLRAMAMPAFVLGNAIAAVMMRHTRAAMLGVLQSDYVRTARAKGVPMTRVVLRHALPNAAIPIITLGALEFGQLLSGAVLTEQVFSVPGFGKLMVDAVFNRDFATVQGVVICTATTYILLNLAADLASALVNPKLRRA, via the coding sequence ATGCTGCGCTTTCTGGCCCGGCGCCTGGCGCTGGCGGTCCCGACCCTGGTCCTCGCCTCGATGATCATCTTCGCCCTGCAGCAATTGCTGCCGGGCGACACCGCCACCGCGCTGTCGGGCGAGGAGCGCGACCCGGAGGTGATCGCCTTCATCCGCGCCAAGTACCACCTCGACCGGTCGCTGCCGGTCCGCTACGCCTACTGGGCGACCGGTGTGCTGCAGGGCGATCTCGGCGAGTCGATCCGGCTGCAGAAGCCGGTGATCGAGCTCATCCGCGAGAAGCTGCCGGTGACGCTCGAGCTCGCCTGCCTGGCGATGCTGGTGGCGCTCGTCATCGGCGTGCCGATGGGGATCCTGTCGGCGGTCCGGCCCGGGACCTGGATCGACGGCCTCGCCAACGGGGTCGCGCTCTGGGGCCTGTCGGTGCCGAATTTCTGGCTCGGCATCCTGATGATCCTGCTGTTCTCGGTGCAGCTCGGCTGGCTGCCGGCCTCGGGCTACGTGCCGCCGGGCGAGAGCCTGTGGGAGAACCTGCGCGCGATGGCGATGCCGGCCTTCGTGCTCGGCAACGCCATCGCGGCGGTGATGATGCGCCACACCCGCGCCGCCATGCTCGGCGTGCTGCAATCGGACTACGTCCGCACCGCCCGGGCCAAGGGCGTCCCGATGACCCGGGTGGTGCTGCGCCATGCGCTCCCCAACGCGGCGATCCCGATCATCACGCTCGGTGCGCTTGAATTCGGCCAGCTCCTCTCCGGCGCGGTGCTGACCGAGCAGGTCTTCTCCGTGCCGGGCTTCGGCAAGCTGATGGTGGATGCCGTGTTCAACCGCGACTTCGCCACCGTGCAGGGCGTCGTGATCTGCACGGCCACGACCTACATCCTGCTCAACCTCGCGGCCGATCTCGCCTCGGCGCTGGTCAACCCGAAGCTCCGGCGCGCATGA
- a CDS encoding ABC transporter substrate-binding protein — MPRLFTACLLAGLALSAPLATGAQGQTLRFGLMEDPDALDPTLARTFAGRMVFAALCDKLVDIGPDLKPVPQLATEWAWSDDRKTLTLRLRPGVRFHDGEPMDAAAVKYSLERHLKLPGSQRRGEIAPIDAVEAIDDLTVKIGLKTPFAPLLAQFTDRAGMIVSPKAAERLGDRFATAPVCAGPYRFVERVPQDRIVVERFDDYWNKDAIQIKRIEFRPIPDTTVRLTNLRAGQLDLIERLAPTDLAQVKRDPKLKVGQAYELGFSGIVFNTVREGSPVADPRVRAAFEAAIDRNAITQVVYNGEYLAGNQWVSPKNPNYVGEYPVPKRDVAKARALLKEAGIEKPSITLMVYANNDAPQVGQVIQAMTREAGFEVKLQATDFTTSLDQADKGSFEAYLYNWSGRPDPDGNTYSFLACKTPLNYSRYCNQEADSAMNAERLTTDPAERKAAWKRLAERVLTDKPLVYLFHRRLLWAYSQKLTGFGEYPDGLVRFTGLKLD, encoded by the coding sequence ATGCCGCGTCTCTTCACCGCCTGCCTGCTCGCGGGCCTCGCCCTCTCCGCCCCGCTGGCGACGGGCGCGCAAGGTCAGACACTCCGCTTCGGCCTGATGGAGGATCCGGACGCCCTCGACCCGACGCTCGCCCGCACCTTCGCCGGCCGCATGGTGTTCGCGGCGCTCTGCGACAAGCTCGTCGATATCGGGCCCGACCTGAAGCCGGTGCCGCAGCTCGCCACCGAATGGGCGTGGTCGGACGATCGGAAGACCCTGACGCTCAGGCTGCGGCCGGGCGTGCGCTTCCACGACGGCGAGCCGATGGACGCCGCGGCGGTGAAGTACTCGCTCGAGCGGCACCTGAAGCTGCCGGGCTCGCAGCGCCGCGGCGAGATCGCGCCGATCGACGCGGTCGAGGCGATCGACGACCTGACCGTCAAGATCGGCCTGAAGACGCCGTTCGCGCCCCTGCTCGCCCAGTTCACCGACCGGGCCGGCATGATCGTCTCGCCCAAGGCCGCCGAGCGGCTGGGCGACAGGTTCGCCACCGCGCCGGTCTGCGCCGGGCCGTACAGGTTCGTCGAGCGGGTGCCGCAGGACCGCATCGTGGTCGAGCGCTTCGACGATTACTGGAACAAGGACGCGATCCAGATCAAGCGGATCGAGTTCCGGCCGATCCCCGACACCACGGTGCGGCTCACCAACTTGCGGGCCGGCCAGCTCGACCTGATCGAGCGCCTGGCTCCCACCGACCTGGCGCAAGTGAAGCGCGACCCGAAGCTGAAGGTGGGACAGGCCTACGAGCTCGGCTTCTCGGGCATCGTGTTCAACACCGTCCGGGAGGGCTCGCCGGTGGCCGACCCGCGGGTGCGTGCCGCCTTCGAGGCGGCGATCGACCGCAACGCGATCACGCAGGTGGTCTATAACGGCGAGTACCTCGCCGGGAACCAGTGGGTCTCGCCCAAGAACCCGAACTACGTCGGCGAATACCCGGTGCCGAAGCGCGACGTGGCGAAGGCCAGGGCGCTCCTCAAGGAGGCCGGGATCGAGAAGCCCTCGATCACCCTGATGGTCTACGCCAACAACGACGCGCCGCAGGTCGGCCAGGTGATCCAGGCGATGACCCGCGAGGCCGGCTTCGAGGTGAAGCTCCAGGCCACCGACTTCACCACCTCCCTCGACCAGGCCGACAAGGGCAGCTTCGAGGCCTACCTCTACAACTGGAGCGGCCGGCCCGACCCGGACGGCAACACCTACAGCTTCCTCGCCTGCAAGACGCCGCTGAACTACTCGCGCTACTGCAACCAGGAGGCCGATTCGGCGATGAACGCCGAGCGGCTGACCACCGATCCGGCCGAGCGCAAGGCAGCGTGGAAGCGCCTCGCCGAGAGGGTGCTGACCGACAAGCCGCTGGTCTACCTCTTTCACCGCCGGCTGCTCTGGGCCTACTCGCAGAAGCTCACCGGCTTCGGCGAGTATCCGGACGGGCTGGTGCGCTTCACCGGCCTGAAGCTCGACTGA